A window of Citrus sinensis cultivar Valencia sweet orange chromosome 7, DVS_A1.0, whole genome shotgun sequence contains these coding sequences:
- the LOC127903699 gene encoding uncharacterized protein LOC127903699 isoform X2, with product MFVFLYDTAYAFKTRCRMLVTIDGWEIDSPYKSVMLVAVCHDGNDSVLPIAFCEVVEENLDSWAFFLKNLNYGLRLERGEGLCIMGDGDNGIDEAVEEFLPSAVYRQCCFSLYTKMVHEFPGVTVHSPFWGACRSTNGNSFKNQMAVIETISMECYNWLKDTDCQKWALYFMPEWVKSTEITISATEQLRIWLLKQLDLNVAQRYTTITRKVAEIFQRRYLLGWEWVYDKITPAVRQQIIQNTFEGEGWTVDVTSRNAIAVVTRDGLAYEINRELMTCTCRLWQLSGIPCPHACRCIDTWGDKLDTYVHRLITVDEYRSAYGPGMNMLPQAMQWKWQLHDSISPPKKRSTKSNSTRYLNHQTLTITYAMIF from the coding sequence ATGTTTGTTTTCCTCTATGACACCGCATATGCTTTTAAGACAAGATGTCGAATGCTTGTAACAATTGATGGGTGGGAGATTGATAGTCCATATAAGAGTGTGATGCTAGTTGCAGTTTGTCATGACGGGAATGATTCTGTCCTCCCAATTGCATTTTGTGAGGTTGTAGAAGAGAATTTGGACTCGTGGGcttttttcctaaaaaatttaaactatgGACTCCGGTTGGAACGTGGAGAAGGATTGTGCATAATGGGTGACGGGGATAATGGCATTGACGAGGCAGTTGAAGAGTTCCTTCCATCTGCTGTGTATAGGCAGTGTTGTTTCAGTCTTTACACCAAAATGGTACATGAGTTTCCTGGGGTGACAGTTCATTCACCATTTTGGGGTGCATGTAGGAGCACCAATGGGAATAGTTTCAAAAACCAGATGGCTGTCATTGAAACGATAAGCATGGAATGTTATAATTGGTTGAAAGACACTGATTGCCAGAAGTGGGCATTATATTTTATGCCGGAGTGGGTGAAAAGCACAGAAATAACCATCAGTGCCACCGAACAACTTCGTATTTGGTTGCTCAAACAGTTGGACTTGAATGTCGCACAAAGGTATACAACAATAACCCGAAAAGTTGCTGAAATATTTCAGAGACGATATTTACTTGGCTGGGAATGGGTTTATGACAAAATCACCCCAGCTGTAAGACAGCAAATCATACAAAATACGTTTGAGGGTGAGGGTTGGACTGTTGATGTCACTTCGCGCAATGCAATAGCGGTTGTAACTAGGGATGGGCTTGCCTATGAGATTAACAGGGAACTTATGACATGCACTTGCAGATTATGGCAACTCTCTGGAATTCCTTGCCCACATGCATGCCGATGCATCGACACATGGGGAGACAAGCTGGACACATACGTACATAGGCTGATAACAGTGGATGAATATAGATCAGCTTATGGACCAGGGATGAATATGCTTCCCCAAGCAATGCAATGGAAATGGCAGTTACATGACAGTATTTCTCCACCAAAGAAAAGGTCTACTAAATCAAATAGTACAAGATATTTAAATCATCAGACCCTAACTATAACCTATGccatgattttttaa
- the LOC127903699 gene encoding uncharacterized protein LOC127903699 isoform X1, producing MDCTPHKCVCYSSTSLRSCQCRMTSMETITTTSPDHFIACNRPSKNISQTAVKITLPTEDLKTSDHNARKRNVARVLFEQKMEQPAKGHEISHGHHRGSDIHEDPTVSCEPRTNTKASKSSRVEESDSTNRRQLISDSEVQRFFAKMYPRLIEETNGTNSKDSAIQLCTSGKTQDYAVSWPFDKSWEAYNDLANERMYFPNSNDDDVELDKSWVGYEDDLFKIEIDRKKGIRGTNGFLFDPASNNRMIMRMGQRFKNDVQFRAALEVNTIRDGFKLCIIHNTSTCVSCECSNLHCDWKITAVKENHSNVFVIYDITPMHTCNQRSVKLQGGTKWIAAKFLHIRKQSEHREVDKLRNEIATTYGIKCPIWKLEAVDKMARFWLRTDHWICTAVTIQIRDGDCKQSQHRYYIDKITAAVYRRHF from the coding sequence ATGGATTGCACTCCCCACAAATGTGTGTGCTATTCATCTACTTCCTTAAGAAGCTGCCAATGCAGAATGACATCAATGGAGACAATAACTACCACATCTCCTGATCATTTCATAGCCTGCAATAGGCCATCGAAGAATATATCACAGACAGCCGTGAAGATTACATTGCCTACTGAAGATTTGAAAACGTCCGATCACAATGCCAGAAAAAGGAATGTTGCAAGGGTGCTGTTTGAACAAAAGATGGAACAACCAGCTAAGGGGCATGAAATCTCGCATGGCCACCATCGTGGAAGTGACATCCATGAAGACCCGACCGTTTCATGTGAGCCACGAACGAATACCAAAGCATCAAAATCGTCAAGGGTAGAAGAATCTGATTCAACAAATAGGAGACAACTAATTTCAGATTCTGAAGTGCAGAGATTTTTTGCCAAAATGTATCCTCGTCTGATTGAAGAAACCAATGGAACCAACAGCAAAGATTCAGCCATTCAGCTATGCACATCTGGTAAGACACAAGATTATGCTGTCTCATGGCCATTTGATAAAAGTTGGGAAGCATATAATGACTTGGCAAATGAGAGAATGTACTTCCCTAACagcaatgatgatgatgttgaatTAGACAAGTCGTGGGTGGGATACGAAGacgatttatttaaaattgaaatagacAGGAAGAAAGGGATCAGAGGAACAAatggttttttatttgatcCTGCATCCAATAACCGAATGATTATGAGGATGGGCCAGCGCTTCAAAAATGATGTTCAGTTTAGAGCGGCATTAGAGGTTAATACAATTCGGGATGGTTTTAAACTTTGCATAATACATAACACAAGTACCTGTGTCAGCTGCGAGTGTTCGAATCTTCACTGTGATTGGAAAATCACAGCAGTAAAAGAGAATCACAGCAATGTTTTCGTTATCTACGACATAACTCCAATGCACACATGCAATCAACGTTCGGTCAAACTGCAGGGGGGAACAAAGTGGATTGCAGCTAAGTTCCTGCATATACGGAAGCAAAGTGAACACCGAGAAGTTGACAAATTACGGAATGAAATTGCAACAACTTATGGGATTAAATGCCCCATATGGAAGTTGGAAGCTGTTGACAAAATGGCGAGATTTTGGCTCAGAACAGATCATTGGATATGCACAGCTGTTACAATACAAATAAGAGATGGAGATTGTAAACAGTCGCAACATCGTTATTATATAGACAAAATCACAGCAGCAGTTTACCGCCGACATTTTTGA